One region of Methanococcus voltae genomic DNA includes:
- a CDS encoding ATP-binding protein, which translates to MNDKNVIKSIIKEYSQKDITLNERNISLPTTNKALAVVGIRRSGKTSILMKLFKETKDAIFFPLDDDRIFPVTLETLREIVKVSKEMYPNNKITFFFDEIQEIDNFELIVKRLVEKEEYKVYLTGSSSKLLSKEIATQLRGRSLTVEVFPLSFKEYLEFKGIKGINKTNTEFDVLTEQEHATIIYHLENYLNYGGFPEVVLEEENRDDILKNYLDMVIYKDIVERYGVKNTDSLRLFLKFLINSNTKKVSINKLANTFKSMGVKVSKNTLYEYLSHLNDSYVIFPLKKYSHNLKESSLSLMKSYIIDNGFINIYDFKNSPDSGKYLENAVFLELRRRGLVENQNIFYYEDNIGEVDFLVKRNEHISKLINVCYDLNMDNYDIEIKKLVKIGKKVKCDELYLITFDQEDEINEDGFIVKLIPFWKLCDIEI; encoded by the coding sequence ATGAACGATAAAAATGTTATAAAATCAATAATTAAAGAATATTCACAAAAAGATATAACTTTAAATGAAAGAAATATAAGTTTGCCAACGACTAATAAAGCTCTTGCGGTTGTTGGTATAAGAAGGTCTGGAAAAACGTCTATATTGATGAAATTATTTAAAGAAACCAAAGATGCTATATTTTTTCCACTCGATGACGATAGAATATTCCCTGTAACCTTGGAAACGTTAAGAGAAATTGTAAAAGTCTCAAAAGAGATGTATCCCAATAACAAGATAACATTTTTCTTTGACGAAATTCAAGAAATTGATAATTTTGAGTTGATTGTAAAACGATTAGTGGAAAAAGAAGAATACAAGGTTTATTTAACTGGTTCGTCTTCAAAATTGCTTTCAAAAGAAATTGCAACCCAACTAAGGGGTAGAAGTTTAACTGTTGAAGTATTTCCACTATCTTTTAAGGAATATTTAGAATTTAAAGGAATTAAAGGAATAAATAAAACAAATACAGAATTTGACGTATTAACTGAGCAAGAGCACGCTACAATAATATATCATTTGGAAAACTATCTTAATTATGGAGGATTTCCTGAAGTAGTACTTGAAGAAGAAAATAGGGACGATATTTTAAAGAATTATCTTGACATGGTAATTTATAAGGATATAGTCGAACGTTATGGTGTAAAAAACACTGATTCATTACGTTTATTCTTAAAATTTTTAATTAATTCAAATACAAAGAAAGTATCGATAAATAAGCTTGCAAATACTTTTAAATCGATGGGCGTTAAGGTAAGTAAAAATACATTATATGAGTATTTAAGCCATTTAAATGATTCTTATGTAATTTTTCCATTAAAAAAATACTCTCATAATTTAAAAGAAAGTAGTTTAAGCTTAATGAAATCTTATATAATAGATAATGGATTTATAAACATTTATGACTTTAAAAATTCACCCGATAGTGGTAAATATCTTGAAAATGCAGTCTTTCTTGAATTAAGACGAAGAGGTTTAGTTGAAAATCAAAATATCTTTTATTACGAAGATAACATTGGGGAAGTTGACTTTTTAGTAAAAAGAAATGAACATATTTCTAAGCTTATAAATGTTTGTTATGATTTAAATATGGATAATTACGATATAGAGATTAAAAAACTTGTTAAAATTGGAAAAAAAGTTAAATGTGATGAGTTATATCTGATAACGTTTGACCAAGAGGATGAAATAAATGAAGATGGATTTATAGTTAAATTAATTCCGTTTTGGAAGCTTTGCGATATTGAAATTTAA